A single region of the Malaclemys terrapin pileata isolate rMalTer1 chromosome 4, rMalTer1.hap1, whole genome shotgun sequence genome encodes:
- the LOC128836844 gene encoding integrin alpha-L-like yields the protein MAGTPCAFPLLLLLLLGPPLKGPAPALGYNIDTVHPEVLASNASRNFGYQVLQFKDASIIVGAPGDQNSTGELYQCAVKKGSCQPIPLPASAQTAHLGMSLASSGADAQMIACGSGLSRTCDGNQYLSGICYLFKGHLEQPKEMTPGFEECLKGNVDLVFLFDGSGSMNAEQFKAIKDFMIEVMEKLGNSTIRFAAVQFSLYMKTEFDFNDYERNRNPRELLKEVKHMKELTQTFQAINYVANKVFTPERGAREDVTRVMIIITDGDPTDSGDVNAAKEKNIVRYIIGIGNNFDKSQASLTRFASEPTSQFVKVLDSFEKLKGLFSELQAKIYAIEGTSSRSSFHLELSSSGFSADLSKERVVLGAVGADDWAGGLIELRGSQAPETFIGSPSASEQIKDAYLGYAVKSMQHQNRTLYAAGAPRYQHVGMVVVFEIDPDSSNWTDTQRLMGEQIGSYFGSVLCSVDVDGDGDTDVLLVGAPLYYEERSGGRVHIYRWDQARLTNTAVLQGALGNPLGRFGAAITALADLNGDGWADVAVGAPLESAERGAVYIYNGHQRELNTHYSQRIEGATVSPGVKYFGQSIHGQMDLNGDGLPDLSVGALGEVIMLSPRPVLTVVPRMSFSPEEIPVKQVECSGSVSSRQDVQSNLTVCFSASRATTRYQEPLSANLTYWLEIDANRMRSRGVFGNGQRNTSGTMEISEQELCIAEMIQISNCLEDYVTEIKVSLRFALQEDDGPSRTPRPVLNPLYKSSATEIPFEKNCGEDGVCNADLQIRFHQNTSQQLLVSPSTRLAVVLELANGGEDAYHTAVHLPQLPGLSFRKASVLESSVQARVSCNGLETPDTNSRNLSCNVSHPIYWGNSRVLIQLLFDILTNSSWGDYLELDVMASSDNDMNGTLADNRHSHRIPVLYPINIITKGMDGSTQYISFSSSSPNSEIKSVQHMYQVENLLPGSFQQPEVTAFVMVPQEFLPGLAWDWQEVKTDPKVTCRPVATSRKTNEADAIGVPSHTLKHCSPRDWKICECNLGRIDAHSTITITGTLSVTDKIETSSRFRFCTALWFTFNTSKYVSQYSNEFTQSQITTEVELVHVMNYLPVYVGSGVGGLFLLILISVVLYKCGFFKRNYKDMMDHEPAAGNGAAPAEASMEEKAGEDCKEALTTDAPSE from the exons GACCAGCCCCCGCCCTGGGGTACAACATCGACACCGTCCACCCGGAGGTGCTGGCCTCCAATGCCAGTAGGAATTTTGGGTACCAGGTGCTGCAGTTCAAAGATGCAAG TATCATCGTGGGAGCGCCAGGTGACCAGAACTCCACCGGGGAGCTGTACCAATGTGCTGTGAAGAAAGGCTCCTGCCAGCCCATCCCATTGCCGG CGAGTGCTCAAACGGCGCATCTCGGCATGTCCCTGGCGAGCAGTGGCGCAGACGCCCAGATGATC GCCTGCGGCTCTGGGCTGAGCCGAACGTGTGATGGGAACCAGTACCTGAGTGGGATCTGCTACCTCTTCaagggacacctggagcagccCAAGGAGATGACACCAGGGTTTGAAG AATGCCTGAAGGGGAATGTGGATCTGGTGTTCCTCTTCGATGGATCAGGCAGCATGAACGCTGAGCAGTTCAAAGCCATCAAGGACTTCATGATCGAAGTGATGGAGAAGCTGGGAAACTCCACGATACGT TTTGCCGCAGTGCAGTTTTCCCTGTACATGAAGACAGAATTTGACTTTAACGATTACGAACGAAACCGAAATCCCCGGGAACTCCTGAAGGAAGTGAAACACATGAAAGAACTGACACAGACCTTCCAAGCCATCAACTATGTTGC AAACAAGGTGTTCACCCCAGAGCGTGGCGCCCGGGAAGATGTGACACGAGTGATGATCATTATCACCGACGGAGACCCCACTGACTCTGGGGATGTGAACGCTGCCAAAGAGAAGAACATTGTTCGCTACATCATTGGG ATTGGCAATAACTTTGacaagtcccaggcctccttgACACGGTTTGCCTCAGAGCCCACAAGCCAGTTTGTCAAGGTGCTCGACAGCTTCGAAAAGCTCAAAGGCCTCTTCAGTGAGCTGCAGGCCAAGATCTACGCCATCGAAG GTACCAGCAGCCGCAGCTCCTTCCACCTGGAGCTCTCCTCCAGCGGATTCAGTGCGGACCTGTCCAAA gaACGGGTGGTGCTGGGGGCCGTGGGGGCAGATGATTGGGCAGGGGGCCTGATTGAGCTGCGGGGCAGCCAGGCGCCGGAGACCTTCATTGGGAGCCCCTCAGCCAGTGAGCAGATAAAGGACGCCTACCTGG GCTACGCGGTGAAGTCCATGCAGCACCAGAACAGAACGCTCTATGCCGCGGGAGCCCCCCGCTATCAGCACGTTGGGATGGTCGTCGTGTTTGAAATAGACCCCGACAGCTCCAACTGGACAGATACTCAGCGCCTCATGGGCGAGCAA ATTGGCTCCTATTTCGGGTCAGTTCTGTGCTCAGTGGATGTGGACGGGGATGGGGACACGGACGTGCTCCTAGTGGGGGCCCCCCTGTACTAtgaggagaggagtgggggcagggtccaCATCTATCGCTGGGACCAG GCCAGGCTCACCAACACTGCGGTGCtccagggagccctggggaacccGCTGGGCCGCTTCGGTGCAGCCATCACTGCCCTGGCTGACCTGAACGGGGACGGCTGGGCTGATGTCGCCGTGGGGGCACCGCTGGAGAGCGCGGAGCGCGGCGCTGTCTATATATACAACGGCCACCAGAGGGAGCTCAACACACACTACAGCCAG AGAATTGAGGGCGCAACAGTCTCTCCTGGTGTGAAATACTTTGGCCAATCCATTCATGGACAGATGGACCTCAATGGGGACGGGCTACCAGACCTCAGCGTTGGAGCTCTAGGAGAGGTGATCATGCTGAG cccccggcccgtcTTGACGGTGGTCCCCAGGATGTCGTTCTCGCCAGAGGAAATCCCGGTAAAGCAGGTGGAGTGTTCAGGGAGTGTTTCATCCCGGCAGGATGTTCAGAGTAACCTCACCGTCTGCTTCAGTGCCAGCCGAGCCACCACGCGCTACCAAG agcctctctctgCCAACCTCACCTACTGGCTGGAGATTGACGCCAATCGCATGAGGAGCCGAGGAGTGTTCGGGAACGGGCAGAGGAACACGTCTGGGACCATGGAGATCTCGGAGCAGGAGCTCTGCATAGCAGAGATGATCCAGATATCA AACTGCCTCGAGGATTACGTCACTGAAATCAAGGTCTCGCTGCGCTTTGCCCTCCAAGAGGACGATGGCCCCAGCAGGACCCCACGTCCGGTGCTGAATCCCTTGTACAAATCGTCAGCGACAGAG ATCCCCTTTGAGAAGaactgtggggaggatggggtgtgCAACGCCGACCTGCAAATCCGCTTCCACCAGAATAC GTCGCAGCAGCTGTTGGTGTCGCCCTCCACCAGGCTGGCGGTGGTGCTGGAGCTCGCCAATGGCGGGGAAGATGCTTACCACACAGCTGTCCACCTGCCCCAACTGCCAGGACTGTCCTTCCGCAAGGCCTCAGTGCTGGAG TCCAGTGTCCAGGCCAGGGTGAGTTGCAATGGCCTGGAGACTCCAGACACTAACTCCAGGAACCTCTCCTGTAACGTCAGCCACCCGATCTACTGGGGGAACAGCCGG GTTCTGATCCAGCTGCTGTTTGACATTCTCACCAACAGTTCCTGGGGGGACTATTTGGAGCTGGACGTCATGGCCAGCAG tgacAATGACATGAACGGGACCCTTGCGGATAACAGACACTCTCATAGGATCCCAGTCCTATACCCCATAAACATCATCACCAAGGG AATGGATGGGTCCACCCAGTACATCAGCTTCAGCTCCAGCTCCCCGAACTCAGAGATCAAGTCCGTGCAGCACATGTACCAG GTGGAGAACCTGCTGCCCGGGAGTTTCCAACAGCCAGAGGTGACGGCATTTGTGATGGTGCCGCAGGAGTTCCTGCCTGGGCTAGCCTGGGACTGGCAGGAAGTGAAGACA gaccccaaGGTGACCTGCCGTCCTGTTGCCACGTCCAGGAAAACAAACGAGGCAGATGCCATCGGCGTCCCCTCCCATACTCTCAAG CACTGCTCACCCAGAGACTGGAAAATCTGCGAGTGCAACCTGGGCCGGATAGACGCCCActccaccatcaccatcaccgGGACATTGTCGGTTACCGACAAAATTGAG ACCTCCTCCCGGTTCCGGTTCTGCACTGCCCTGTGGTTCACCTTCAACACCAGCAAATATGTCAGCCAGTACAGCAACGAATTCACGCAATCCCAG ATCACCACGGAGGTGGAGCTGGTGCACGTGATGAATTACCTCCCCGTATACGTAGGCAGCGGGGTAGGGGGGCTGTTTCTACTGATCCTGATCAGTGTCGTCCTGTACAAG TGTGGTTTCTTCAAGCGTAATTACAAGGACATGATGGACCATGAGCCAGCGGCTGGGAatggggcggcacctgcagaggCCAGCATGGAGGAAAAGGCAGGTGAAGACTGTAAGGAGGCACTCACCACAGATGCTCCCAGTGAATGA